The stretch of DNA GTTTAAAGAGTTGTTAAGAAGATATCCTCATCATGGGCTTCCAAATTGGTTAGTTGTtcaaacattttataataaattaaatcataacACCAGGATTACTATTGATGCAGCTGCAGGAGGAGCTTTAATGGGAAAAGAGATTGATGAAGCGTATAACCTTTTAGAAGAGATGGCCAACAACAACCATCAATGGTCATCTGAAAGATCTATGCCAAGAAGAACAGCTGGAGTACATGAGATTGATGCGATGACAGCATTAAATGCAAAGGTAGATAatctttttaagaaaattgaTCAGTTGAATATTAACTCTATTCAATCTTGTGTGCAGGTATGTGAGATTTGCGTGGGTCCTTATGTTACCCATGAGTGTGAAGCTGGGATATCTTTTATACCTCAACCATCTGAGCAAGTTAACTATGTGGCTAatcaaggaggaagacaattcAATCCCAATGAAAACACTTACAATCTAGGATGGAGGAATCACCCCAACTTTTCATGGTCTAATAATCAGAATGTGTTGAAGCCTCCAATAGGTTTCCAATGGCAGGAAAAGAAGCCTTCATTGGAAGATTTAGTGGCTACCATAGCTAAGACGACTTCAGATTATGTAGCCAAGACAAAcactatatttcaaaatcaacAAGCTGCTATCAGAAATATAGAAATGCAAATTGGCCAAATAGCCAATATGGTGAACAATAGAGCTCAAGGAACGCTGCCAAGCACAACAGaaaataatccaagagaggatgTCAAGGTAGTGACATTGAGAAGTGGTAAGCAACTTGGTGAGGTAAGTAGCAAACATGTTACAAGGGATgttgataaaaagaataatgttgAGATCAGTTATGAGAATGAGCAAGACGAGATACCATCCCTATCACCACCTGTTAAACCTTATGTTCCTCATATCCCTTTTCCTCAAATGCTTAAACAGAATAAGGTTTTTAAGCAATTGCGCATTAACATTCCATTTGCAGATGCTTTAGCGCAGATTCTTACTTATGCAAAATTTCTAAAAGAAATTATGTCAAACAAGAGGAAGTTGGAGGATTAAAAGACCATTATCTTGACTGAAGAATGCAGTGCTGTGATTCAGAAGAAGCTGCCACCGAAGTTGAGAGATCTAGGGAGTTTTTCTATCCCTTGCACTattggtgaaattaattttgataaggtTTTATGTGACCTCGGTGCAAGCATTAATTTGATGCCCTTGTCTGTTTTCAAGAagtttggattaaaagaaccaacacccaccactatttct from Diospyros lotus cultivar Yz01 chromosome 6, ASM1463336v1, whole genome shotgun sequence encodes:
- the LOC127804491 gene encoding uncharacterized protein LOC127804491, whose product is MRNDITNFMQADMENLYEAWERFKELLRRYPHHGLPNWITIDAAAGGALMGKEIDEAYNLLEEMANNNHQWSSERSMPRRTAGVHEIDAMTALNAKVCEICVGPYVTHECEAGISFIPQPSEQVNYVANQGGRQFNPNENTYNLGWRNHPNFSWSNNQNVLKPPIGFQWQEKKPSLEDLVATIAKTTSDYVAKTNTIFQNQQAAIRNIEMQIGQIANMVNNRAQGTLPSTTENNPREDVKVVTLRSGKQLGEVSSKHVTRDVDKKNNVEISYENEQDEIPSLSPPVKPYVPHIPFPQMLKQNKVFKQLRINIPFADALAQILTYAKFLKEIMSNKRKLED